One window from the genome of Rhodococcus sp. ABRD24 encodes:
- a CDS encoding helix-turn-helix transcriptional regulator produces the protein MTRESPLRSTRGVYGISVTSELTGIGPQTLRLYERRGLITPSRTGGGTRRYSEDDIYRLTRVSELVAAGVNLTGIRQILDLEAENARLAAENVRLQSTLEG, from the coding sequence ATGACTCGAGAGTCGCCGCTCCGCTCGACCCGCGGAGTCTACGGAATTTCGGTCACCTCGGAGCTGACCGGAATCGGGCCGCAGACTCTGCGGCTCTACGAGCGTCGAGGTCTGATCACTCCCTCGCGGACCGGCGGCGGCACCCGCCGCTACAGCGAGGATGACATCTATCGCCTGACGCGGGTGTCCGAACTGGTGGCGGCCGGTGTCAACCTGACCGGTATCCGGCAGATCCTCGACCTCGAGGCGGAGAACGCGCGTTTGGCAGCGGAGAACGTGCGCCTGCAGTCCACACTCGAGGGCTGA
- a CDS encoding WhiB family transcriptional regulator: MTGSRSTLIPLTDVWQWQQHGNCQGMNEAVFFPPTGERGHARMMRERRAKQICSSCPVLNKCLEHSLSLPEPFGVWGGVGESERAILIKDRRRGGASRVA, translated from the coding sequence ATGACCGGATCCCGCTCCACTCTGATCCCCCTGACCGATGTCTGGCAGTGGCAGCAGCACGGCAACTGCCAAGGCATGAACGAGGCGGTCTTCTTCCCCCCGACCGGCGAGCGCGGACACGCACGCATGATGCGCGAACGCCGCGCCAAGCAGATCTGCTCGTCGTGCCCAGTCCTGAACAAGTGCCTCGAGCACTCACTCTCGCTTCCCGAACCGTTCGGTGTCTGGGGCGGTGTCGGTGAATCCGAGCGGGCGATCCTCATCAAGGACAGGCGACGCGGAGGTGCGAGTCGGGTCGCCTGA
- a CDS encoding DUF6131 family protein produces MITLGIILLVIGLLIKIPILWTLGVIALVVGAVLLILGAAGRAVGGRKHWY; encoded by the coding sequence ATGATTACCCTCGGAATTATCCTGCTGGTGATCGGCCTGCTCATCAAGATCCCGATTCTGTGGACCCTCGGCGTCATCGCACTCGTGGTTGGCGCTGTGCTACTGATTCTCGGCGCCGCCGGACGCGCCGTGGGCGGCCGCAAACACTGGTACTGA
- a CDS encoding TetR/AcrR family transcriptional regulator, with product MAGGTKRLPRAVREQQMLDAAVEVFSDNGFHDASMDAIAARANISKPMLYLYYGSKDELFAACIHREGVRFVEAISPAGDPNLPPREQLRAALTGFLGFVDANRNSWMVLYRQAIGQQAFASQVGSSRDRLIELTAKLLESSTKDPDPSLDFSIMAVALVGAGEAVADRVAGGEIKVDAAVELLENLAWRGLAGRRK from the coding sequence ATGGCTGGTGGCACCAAGCGGCTGCCCAGGGCCGTGCGTGAGCAGCAAATGCTGGACGCTGCCGTGGAGGTCTTCTCCGACAACGGGTTCCATGACGCCTCGATGGATGCGATTGCCGCGCGGGCGAACATTTCCAAGCCGATGCTGTACTTGTATTACGGTTCCAAGGACGAGCTGTTCGCCGCCTGCATCCATCGCGAGGGTGTGCGCTTCGTCGAGGCCATCTCTCCGGCCGGCGATCCGAATCTTCCGCCGCGGGAGCAACTTAGAGCCGCACTGACCGGGTTTCTGGGCTTCGTCGACGCGAACCGCAACTCGTGGATGGTGCTCTACCGACAGGCGATCGGACAGCAGGCTTTCGCGTCGCAGGTGGGTAGCAGCCGGGACCGTCTGATCGAGCTCACCGCCAAGCTGCTCGAGTCCAGCACCAAGGATCCGGATCCGAGCCTGGATTTCTCGATCATGGCCGTTGCACTCGTCGGTGCCGGCGAGGCCGTCGCCGATCGCGTCGCCGGCGGCGAGATCAAGGTGGATGCCGCGGTCGAGCTGCTCGAGAACCTCGCCTGGCGCGGCCTGGCCGGCCGCAGGAAATAG
- a CDS encoding glycoside hydrolase family 3 N-terminal domain-containing protein, whose amino-acid sequence MRIGHALALVVCAGLVVGCSSGGGTDTSTTVAPSPSPQATSETPEPQAAPSPGAAMCGADFLASLTGRQKLAQLLNVGVTGTADALDVVKSEQIGGIFIGSWTDESMLANREVGKVAAASPVPLMVTIDEEGGRVSRVDHLFGADPSARETARTMTTDQAYRMALARGGQLKELGITVDFAPDVDVSSQPDDSVIGDRSFSDDPDVVTAYAQAYAQGLRDAGIFPVIKHFPGHGSASGDSHTGAVTTPPLGQLQNSDLVPYRTLVATDVGVMLGHLSVPGLTTPGVPASMSPQAVSLLRDGTGYAAPPFTGPIFTDDLSGMKAITDKYDITQAVEAALTAGVSVALWLTTDDVPRVLDHLEGAVAAGRLPAGTVDASVLTVARAKGAVTC is encoded by the coding sequence ATGCGAATCGGACATGCCTTGGCCCTCGTCGTGTGCGCCGGGCTGGTGGTCGGCTGTTCGTCGGGAGGCGGCACCGACACATCCACGACCGTCGCGCCCTCCCCGTCGCCGCAAGCGACCTCCGAGACGCCGGAGCCGCAGGCCGCACCCTCGCCCGGTGCCGCGATGTGCGGTGCGGACTTCCTGGCATCGCTCACCGGACGTCAGAAGCTGGCGCAGTTGCTCAACGTGGGTGTGACCGGTACCGCCGATGCGCTCGACGTCGTGAAGTCGGAGCAGATCGGCGGCATCTTCATCGGCAGTTGGACGGACGAGTCGATGCTTGCGAACCGGGAGGTCGGGAAGGTCGCGGCAGCCAGCCCCGTGCCGCTGATGGTGACCATCGACGAGGAGGGTGGCCGTGTCTCGCGCGTCGACCACCTCTTCGGGGCGGACCCGTCCGCGCGGGAGACGGCGCGCACGATGACTACCGACCAGGCGTACCGGATGGCGCTGGCACGGGGCGGGCAGCTGAAGGAACTCGGCATCACCGTCGACTTCGCGCCCGATGTGGACGTGAGCAGCCAGCCGGACGACTCGGTGATCGGGGACCGTTCGTTCTCCGATGACCCCGACGTCGTCACCGCATACGCACAGGCATACGCACAGGGACTGCGCGACGCCGGAATCTTCCCGGTGATCAAGCACTTTCCCGGTCACGGTTCGGCGTCGGGCGACTCGCACACCGGCGCGGTCACCACACCACCACTCGGTCAGCTGCAGAACTCGGACCTGGTGCCTTACCGGACGCTGGTCGCCACCGACGTCGGCGTCATGCTCGGCCATCTCAGCGTGCCGGGGCTGACGACGCCGGGCGTCCCCGCGAGCATGAGCCCGCAGGCGGTGTCGCTGCTGCGTGACGGCACCGGCTACGCCGCGCCGCCGTTCACGGGGCCGATCTTCACCGACGATCTGAGCGGGATGAAGGCGATCACCGACAAATACGACATCACGCAGGCCGTCGAGGCTGCGCTGACCGCGGGCGTGAGCGTCGCGCTGTGGCTCACCACCGACGACGTCCCGCGCGTGCTGGATCATCTCGAGGGCGCCGTCGCGGCGGGGCGGCTGCCGGCCGGCACGGTCGATGCGTCGGTGCTGACGGTCGCGCGCGCGAAGGGTGCTGTGACCTGCTGA
- a CDS encoding universal stress protein: MPADLMLIAYDGSDNAKRAIEYAGRFLSANRAMVVTAWEPMVRQAARMSGLSGVMQPEWVPDEESEDIALTDAKSTNAEGVDLALAAGLNADGRCCETSTAIWTTIVECADELNADIIVTGTRGTTGLRSLLQSSVADHVLRHSHRPVLIVPPGK, translated from the coding sequence GTGCCCGCAGATCTCATGCTCATCGCCTACGACGGATCCGACAACGCCAAACGCGCGATCGAGTACGCGGGCCGCTTCCTCAGCGCGAATCGCGCAATGGTCGTCACCGCATGGGAACCGATGGTGCGCCAGGCCGCACGAATGTCCGGACTGTCCGGCGTCATGCAGCCGGAGTGGGTGCCCGACGAGGAGTCCGAGGACATCGCACTCACCGATGCCAAGTCCACCAACGCCGAGGGCGTCGACCTGGCACTGGCTGCCGGCCTCAACGCCGACGGGCGGTGCTGCGAAACCTCCACCGCGATCTGGACCACCATCGTCGAGTGCGCCGATGAACTGAATGCCGACATCATCGTCACCGGCACCCGCGGCACCACCGGCCTACGGTCACTGCTGCAGAGCAGCGTCGCCGATCACGTGCTGCGACACAGCCACCGCCCGGTGCTGATCGTCCCGCCTGGCAAGTAG
- a CDS encoding isochorismate synthase, with amino-acid sequence MDGFLLSRSTRTLRTTGTRDRFDSVAAATDALGAGRTDLVVGALPFDPAAPAALTAPETASSTPGPWRPMSVPPLPSVRIEREIPTPAEHVARVTALVERLRRGELDKVVAARAVQLVADAPISPEALAARMVTRHETSNGYAVDLSAAGDGFVGHTLVGASPEILLSRRGDTVTCRPLAGSAPRRRDPDADHAEGVALLASGKNLAEHAFVVDWIRDVLEPLCTELSVPPTPELTGTGEVWHLASPISGQLRDGAVGALQLAALLHPTPAVCGTPTDRALETIRELEGDRRFYGGAVGWCDSAGDGDWVVAIRCAEIDAAGTTALAWAGGGIVAASDPQSELDETTTKLGTLLGALGLAPRGGNGTSSGPAGDTLTPTSHTHE; translated from the coding sequence ATGGACGGCTTCCTCCTCTCGCGCTCCACCCGCACTCTCCGCACCACCGGAACGCGGGACCGATTCGACAGCGTCGCCGCGGCGACGGACGCGCTCGGGGCCGGGCGCACCGACCTCGTCGTCGGGGCCCTACCGTTCGATCCCGCAGCGCCCGCCGCCCTCACCGCGCCGGAGACCGCGTCGAGCACCCCGGGGCCGTGGCGTCCGATGTCGGTGCCGCCACTGCCCAGCGTCCGCATCGAGCGTGAAATACCCACTCCTGCAGAACATGTCGCAAGGGTGACAGCTCTCGTCGAGCGGCTACGCCGCGGCGAGCTCGACAAGGTCGTCGCAGCGAGGGCGGTGCAACTGGTCGCCGACGCACCCATCTCTCCCGAAGCACTGGCCGCCCGGATGGTGACCCGGCACGAAACGTCCAACGGTTACGCCGTCGACCTCAGTGCGGCCGGCGACGGATTCGTCGGGCACACCCTCGTGGGTGCCAGCCCGGAGATCCTGCTGAGCCGACGCGGGGACACGGTGACGTGTCGGCCGCTCGCCGGATCCGCACCGCGCCGACGCGACCCCGACGCCGACCACGCGGAAGGCGTCGCCCTGCTCGCATCGGGCAAAAACCTCGCCGAGCACGCGTTCGTCGTCGACTGGATCCGCGACGTCCTGGAGCCGCTGTGCACCGAACTCTCCGTACCGCCCACACCGGAGCTCACCGGAACCGGCGAAGTGTGGCATCTGGCCAGCCCCATCTCCGGGCAGCTGCGCGACGGGGCCGTCGGCGCGCTACAGCTGGCAGCGCTGCTGCACCCGACACCGGCGGTCTGCGGTACCCCGACCGATCGCGCGCTCGAGACGATCCGCGAACTCGAGGGTGACCGCCGCTTCTACGGCGGTGCCGTCGGTTGGTGCGACTCCGCCGGTGACGGCGACTGGGTGGTGGCGATCCGGTGCGCCGAGATCGACGCCGCCGGCACCACGGCGCTGGCCTGGGCGGGCGGCGGGATCGTCGCGGCGTCCGACCCGCAGTCCGAGCTGGACGAGACCACCACCAAGCTGGGCACGCTGCTCGGTGCCCTCGGACTGGCGCCACGCGGAGGGAATGGAACCTCCTCGGGCCCCGCGGGTGATACCTTGACCCCGACATCACATACGCACGAGTAG
- a CDS encoding DUF2613 domain-containing protein, which yields MAKFLVPGVASAVVGALLGVGAVLGVTAAAQDNTRPDINREGNAKTSLLNQVEYGSR from the coding sequence ATGGCGAAGTTCCTTGTCCCCGGCGTTGCCAGCGCTGTCGTCGGTGCTCTCCTCGGCGTCGGTGCCGTCCTCGGTGTAACCGCGGCCGCACAGGACAACACTCGCCCGGACATCAACCGCGAGGGCAACGCCAAGACCTCCCTGCTGAACCAGGTTGAGTACGGCAGCCGCTGA
- a CDS encoding alpha-(1->3)-arabinofuranosyltransferase family protein, translating to MGDPAAEGPSVEPLTRRWLFGAGFVALVLCLLQSPGLIVADTKYDLTQNPIGFLARAAHQWSSQAPLGQVQNQAYGYFFPHGPFFALGQLLHIPPWITQRFWWALLIVAGFWGIIRVAEALGIGSRSSRIIAAVAFALSPRVLTTIGSISSESLPMMLAPWVLLPVVVVATSSPVRVSGVPALTKSARALAARSALAVALMGAVNAVATLAACLVAGLWWLAHRPNRRWWVFTAWWIPSLLLATLWWIIPLLLLGRVSPPFLDYIESAGVTTQWTSLTEVLRGTGSWTPFVSPERVAGTVLVTQPIAVVATGLIAAAGLAGLCMRAMPAKGRLTLILLVGIAGLGAGYVGELGSPIADQVRTFLDSTGAPLRNVHKLEPLVRLPLVLGLAHLLARVPLPGSVPLRRWRSAFAHPEREPMVALTSLLLVALTLTTSLAWTGRLAPRGAYAEVPSYWHDAAQWLADNAAGSGVGGADAERALVVPGAPFGAQVWGLTRDEPLQALASTPWAVRDAVPLVPPGAIRALDSVQRLISDGRPSDGLATALLGQGVRYLVVRNDLDPETSRSARPLLVHQTIEGSPGLEKVAQFGEDIVPAAAEDVVVDSDLQPAYPAIEIYRVTLPTGTTPPAGPYTVDLDRVPVVQGGPESLLRLAENGTVTGPTLLATDARRAGIDVDAVTVTDTPTARESDFGQVDNHSSALRSPGDPRRTYNLVPDYPVADAPLVQGEWSGATITVSSSAADATQLGGTAPGSGPAATIDGDPATAWLSNGLESALGQWLQLDFDTPITRGMLHLTVSPAAFGPPVKWLEIETPNGTASVKVDKPGKQLDVSLPSGTTPWVRITATHTEDGSVGIQFGISDLSVDDYSAGAPTPVSIVHRTVLPPTPPGARVQGWDLGQELPGRSGCATGPDRVHCSNSLFLPPEEPGVFSRTLSVPDNTSVTPGLTVRPRPGPALETLVSEPNSVSASGAADGVEVRGSAYAATDGDPATSWTAPAETARGKGGLPTLTIALPRPTLVTGLQLTPSLGDLPAAPSRIAVNLGNGPQTRDLDDTDPSAPQTIPLEPHVTDRIVLTLVKWHEVLDRTALGFLQLQPAGLSEVVALGADGRPVPGTATPAPRTVTVGCDAGPTISIAGRVVRTSITATTQQLASGTPVTAMPCPPADAVPLTQGRQDVVVAPGEAFTVDSLQLTASPTTPPAVAPSPDATEWTANLRKLTVTESDTERLLVVPESTNSGWVATGADGSELAPVVVNGWQQGWILPAGTDGTVTLEFPSDRWYRAGIVLGLVLLIPLILLALVPRRRTPDLEQWAPPRPWKSVVAGFVGVMAVVTIVAGPVGTGVALLVAAGSAGLARWRGPAFSARVLVGVAGTSAALAAVLLSTGPWRAADGYVGHSFLVQLPALIALAAVGVAALPLAGSPMWRRFSQRRTARRDGSSTRA from the coding sequence ATCGGCGATCCTGCCGCCGAGGGGCCTTCCGTTGAACCACTGACCCGGCGCTGGCTCTTCGGCGCCGGGTTCGTGGCGCTTGTCCTGTGCCTGCTGCAGTCGCCCGGGCTGATCGTCGCGGACACCAAGTACGACCTCACCCAGAACCCGATCGGCTTCCTCGCCCGCGCCGCCCACCAGTGGAGCAGCCAGGCCCCGCTGGGCCAGGTACAGAACCAGGCGTACGGCTACTTCTTCCCGCACGGACCGTTCTTCGCTCTCGGACAGCTGCTGCACATTCCGCCGTGGATCACGCAGCGATTCTGGTGGGCACTGCTGATCGTCGCCGGATTCTGGGGCATCATCCGTGTCGCCGAAGCACTCGGCATCGGCAGCCGCAGCTCCCGCATCATCGCGGCCGTCGCGTTCGCGCTGTCGCCGCGGGTGCTCACCACGATCGGCTCCATCTCGTCGGAATCGCTGCCGATGATGCTCGCGCCGTGGGTGCTGCTCCCGGTCGTGGTGGTGGCGACTTCGTCGCCCGTGCGCGTTTCGGGAGTGCCAGCACTCACTAAAAGCGCACGGGCGCTGGCCGCCCGGTCAGCTCTCGCCGTCGCGCTGATGGGTGCCGTCAATGCCGTCGCGACACTCGCTGCGTGCCTGGTAGCCGGTTTGTGGTGGCTGGCGCACCGGCCCAACCGGCGCTGGTGGGTATTCACCGCATGGTGGATCCCGTCCCTTCTGCTGGCGACGCTGTGGTGGATCATCCCGCTACTGCTACTCGGCCGCGTCAGTCCCCCGTTTCTCGACTACATCGAGTCGGCCGGCGTCACGACGCAGTGGACGTCACTGACCGAGGTACTGCGCGGCACCGGCAGCTGGACCCCGTTCGTCTCCCCCGAACGCGTCGCCGGCACCGTCCTCGTCACCCAGCCCATCGCCGTTGTCGCGACCGGGCTCATCGCCGCCGCCGGGCTGGCCGGACTGTGCATGCGGGCGATGCCGGCGAAGGGCAGGCTGACGCTGATCCTGCTGGTCGGTATCGCCGGGCTCGGTGCCGGTTACGTCGGCGAACTCGGCTCCCCGATCGCCGATCAGGTCCGCACCTTCCTCGACTCCACCGGCGCACCACTGCGCAATGTGCACAAGCTCGAGCCGCTGGTCCGGCTTCCGCTGGTGCTGGGGCTCGCGCACCTGCTGGCCAGGGTGCCGCTGCCCGGATCCGTGCCGCTGCGACGCTGGCGCAGCGCATTCGCGCACCCCGAACGCGAACCGATGGTGGCGCTCACCAGCCTGCTGCTCGTCGCGCTCACCCTCACCACGTCGCTCGCATGGACCGGACGGCTCGCCCCGCGCGGCGCCTACGCCGAGGTCCCGTCGTACTGGCACGACGCCGCCCAGTGGCTCGCCGACAATGCGGCCGGGAGCGGAGTCGGCGGCGCCGACGCCGAACGCGCACTGGTGGTGCCGGGCGCACCGTTCGGAGCGCAGGTCTGGGGGCTGACGCGGGACGAGCCGCTGCAGGCTCTGGCCTCGACGCCGTGGGCGGTGCGCGACGCCGTCCCACTGGTGCCGCCCGGCGCGATCCGCGCACTCGACTCGGTCCAGCGGCTGATCTCCGACGGCCGTCCGTCCGACGGGCTGGCAACCGCCCTCCTCGGCCAGGGCGTCCGCTACCTGGTGGTCCGCAACGACCTCGACCCGGAGACGTCCCGCTCGGCGCGCCCGCTGCTGGTCCACCAGACGATCGAGGGCTCCCCGGGACTCGAGAAGGTCGCCCAGTTCGGCGAGGACATCGTCCCCGCCGCGGCGGAGGACGTGGTGGTCGACAGCGACCTACAGCCCGCGTACCCCGCGATCGAGATCTACCGCGTCACGCTGCCCACCGGCACGACGCCGCCGGCCGGTCCGTACACCGTCGACCTCGACCGGGTCCCGGTCGTACAAGGCGGACCGGAGTCGCTGCTGCGGCTCGCCGAGAACGGCACCGTCACCGGGCCCACGCTGCTCGCGACCGACGCCCGCCGGGCCGGTATCGATGTCGATGCCGTCACCGTGACCGACACCCCCACCGCCCGCGAGAGCGACTTCGGGCAGGTAGACAACCACAGTTCGGCGCTGCGCAGCCCTGGCGATCCGCGCCGCACCTACAACCTGGTTCCGGACTACCCGGTTGCCGACGCGCCCCTGGTGCAGGGCGAGTGGTCGGGCGCGACGATCACCGTGTCGAGTTCCGCCGCCGACGCCACCCAGCTCGGTGGTACCGCACCCGGCAGCGGACCGGCCGCCACCATCGACGGCGATCCCGCGACCGCGTGGCTCAGCAACGGGCTCGAGAGCGCGCTCGGCCAGTGGCTGCAACTCGACTTCGACACCCCGATCACCCGCGGCATGCTGCACCTGACCGTCAGCCCCGCCGCGTTCGGCCCGCCCGTCAAATGGCTCGAGATCGAGACCCCCAACGGCACGGCGTCGGTGAAGGTGGACAAGCCTGGCAAGCAGCTCGACGTGTCGTTGCCGTCGGGCACCACACCGTGGGTGCGGATCACTGCCACCCACACCGAGGACGGCTCGGTCGGCATCCAGTTCGGGATCAGTGACCTGTCCGTCGACGATTACTCCGCGGGCGCGCCGACGCCGGTCTCCATCGTCCACCGGACCGTGCTGCCGCCCACGCCACCCGGCGCCCGCGTGCAGGGCTGGGATCTGGGGCAGGAGTTGCCCGGGCGGTCGGGCTGCGCCACCGGCCCCGACCGCGTGCACTGCAGCAACTCGCTGTTCCTGCCGCCGGAGGAGCCGGGCGTTTTCAGCCGCACCCTGTCGGTGCCCGACAACACCTCGGTCACCCCCGGGCTGACCGTTCGCCCCCGCCCCGGTCCTGCCCTCGAAACCCTGGTGTCCGAACCGAATTCGGTGTCCGCGAGTGGCGCAGCCGACGGCGTCGAGGTGCGTGGCTCCGCCTACGCCGCCACCGACGGCGACCCCGCCACATCGTGGACCGCGCCCGCGGAGACCGCGCGCGGCAAGGGTGGCCTACCGACGCTGACCATTGCACTGCCCCGCCCCACTCTGGTCACCGGACTGCAGCTCACCCCGAGCCTCGGCGACCTGCCCGCCGCCCCGAGCCGCATCGCGGTCAATCTCGGCAACGGGCCACAGACCCGCGACCTGGACGACACCGATCCGTCTGCCCCGCAGACGATCCCACTCGAGCCGCACGTGACCGACCGCATCGTCCTGACTCTGGTCAAGTGGCACGAGGTGCTCGACCGGACTGCTCTCGGCTTCTTACAGCTGCAGCCCGCCGGACTGTCCGAGGTGGTCGCGCTCGGCGCGGACGGCCGCCCCGTACCCGGCACCGCGACCCCCGCACCGCGCACCGTCACCGTCGGCTGCGACGCCGGACCCACGATCTCGATCGCGGGCAGGGTCGTACGGACCTCGATCACCGCGACGACGCAGCAGCTGGCGTCCGGCACCCCGGTGACCGCGATGCCGTGTCCGCCTGCCGACGCGGTGCCGCTGACGCAGGGTCGGCAGGACGTCGTCGTGGCGCCCGGCGAGGCATTCACCGTCGACAGCCTGCAGCTCACCGCGTCACCGACGACGCCGCCTGCGGTGGCGCCGTCGCCCGACGCGACCGAGTGGACCGCGAATCTGCGGAAGCTCACCGTCACCGAATCGGACACTGAACGGCTGCTGGTGGTGCCGGAGAGCACCAACTCCGGCTGGGTTGCGACCGGCGCGGACGGCAGCGAACTGGCTCCGGTGGTCGTCAACGGCTGGCAGCAGGGCTGGATCCTGCCCGCTGGGACGGACGGCACCGTCACCCTCGAGTTCCCCTCCGACCGCTGGTACCGCGCCGGGATCGTCCTCGGGCTGGTACTGCTGATCCCGCTGATCCTCCTGGCGTTGGTCCCTCGGCGCCGCACACCCGACCTGGAACAATGGGCGCCGCCGCGGCCATGGAAGAGCGTCGTCGCCGGGTTCGTCGGTGTGATGGCTGTCGTGACCATCGTCGCCGGACCCGTCGGCACCGGCGTCGCGTTGCTGGTGGCGGCGGGTTCCGCAGGACTTGCCCGATGGCGGGGCCCGGCGTTCTCGGCCCGCGTCCTCGTCGGAGTCGCCGGAACCTCGGCCGCGCTTGCCGCCGTCCTGCTGTCGACCGGCCCGTGGCGAGCCGCCGACGGCTACGTCGGGCACTCGTTCCTGGTTCAGCTGCCGGCGCTGATCGCACTGGCCGCGGTGGGTGTGGCGGCGCTTCCACTCGCCGGTTCGCCGATGTGGCGGCGCTTCTCCCAGCGAAGGACAGCCCGCCGGGACGGCTCCTCAACCAGGGCGTAG
- a CDS encoding DUF3068 domain-containing protein translates to MAERSGPSRILAYILIGLGAFLLAVAVLIPAYTVDKLKKTPLDLEVTTVATGNGDVLDSAALLKGTAKVDTNVPIVAQRYVITEEPSNADVVSVQAGQTVMRTDKQGDTGLLTATVDRVTLDRVSSMPVEPPVGTIQTSSTAPAEEVSHTGLQYKFPFDTEQKSYPYFDLNSRSSQDINFVEETEINGVKVYHFNQKVGPVDLSKVVAAPTNKLSLPAATWGVPGGDQPITMTRWYQNERDVWVDPVTGVVIKGQEKLYQYYARDKAAPEVTVLKATLPFDENTIEYQIGQAKSGQDKLSLFGRTLPIVAGILGAISLIAGIFLGLRGGRGTKGAPAGGPANPPSGSGTAPGTGRDWTTDKTEEFPTVDMGKGGFTEPPRQQ, encoded by the coding sequence ATGGCCGAGCGCTCAGGCCCGAGCCGGATACTTGCTTACATTCTGATAGGTCTCGGGGCATTCCTGCTGGCCGTCGCGGTTCTCATCCCGGCGTACACCGTGGACAAACTGAAGAAGACGCCGCTGGATCTCGAGGTCACCACCGTCGCCACCGGCAACGGTGACGTGCTCGATTCCGCGGCTCTACTCAAGGGCACGGCCAAGGTCGACACGAACGTGCCGATCGTCGCGCAGCGCTACGTCATCACCGAGGAGCCGTCGAACGCCGACGTCGTCTCGGTCCAGGCGGGCCAAACGGTGATGCGCACCGACAAGCAGGGCGACACGGGCCTGCTGACCGCGACCGTCGACCGCGTGACGCTGGACCGCGTCAGCTCGATGCCCGTCGAGCCGCCCGTCGGCACCATCCAGACGTCGTCGACCGCGCCGGCCGAAGAGGTCAGCCACACCGGCCTGCAGTACAAGTTCCCGTTCGATACGGAGCAGAAGAGCTACCCCTACTTCGACCTGAACTCGCGCAGCAGCCAGGACATCAATTTCGTCGAAGAGACCGAGATCAACGGTGTGAAGGTCTACCACTTCAATCAGAAGGTCGGCCCGGTCGATCTCTCGAAGGTGGTCGCCGCTCCGACGAACAAGCTGAGTCTGCCTGCCGCCACGTGGGGTGTCCCCGGTGGCGATCAGCCGATCACGATGACCCGCTGGTACCAGAACGAGCGTGACGTGTGGGTCGACCCGGTCACCGGCGTCGTGATCAAGGGCCAGGAGAAGCTTTACCAGTACTACGCTCGCGACAAGGCCGCGCCCGAGGTCACGGTGCTCAAGGCGACGCTGCCGTTCGACGAGAACACCATCGAATACCAGATCGGCCAGGCCAAGAGCGGCCAGGACAAGCTGTCGCTGTTCGGCCGCACACTGCCGATCGTCGCCGGCATCCTCGGCGCCATCTCCCTGATCGCAGGTATTTTCCTCGGCCTCCGAGGTGGCCGCGGGACGAAGGGTGCACCTGCGGGCGGCCCGGCGAATCCGCCTAGCGGGTCCGGAACAGCTCCCGGAACCGGACGCGACTGGACAACTGACAAGACCGAGGAATTCCCCACGGTCGACATGGGTAAGGGCGGCTTCACCGAGCCGCCGCGCCAGCAGTAA